The Acidianus manzaensis genome has a window encoding:
- a CDS encoding DUF3834 domain-containing protein has translation MLVTAPFAGPIAFPVLVKKKLEEADFDLENSCTSNKIGNIVLDAISNIVRIKNERYRIIGAVYIKMYSIIGNKNSNKIYTIRKGTLADINARLYAKYTKKEVINTDAKTAIEMAEKGNLAIVGIETKLGDSLEEEFEKIGIKSPSCIIYSELENNTNFLNEYSRGIELIKERPEDSSIVISSSSNYYPLDIMEKIISHYNHQLTTSKDEISKSVKIYSEIIPEISSLRF, from the coding sequence ATGTTGGTTACTGCACCTTTTGCTGGACCTATAGCTTTTCCTGTACTAGTAAAAAAGAAATTAGAAGAAGCAGATTTTGACTTAGAAAATTCATGTACGTCAAACAAAATAGGAAATATAGTTTTAGACGCAATAAGTAATATAGTTAGAATAAAAAATGAAAGATATAGAATAATAGGGGCAGTATATATCAAAATGTATAGCATTATAGGAAATAAAAATTCTAATAAAATATACACTATAAGAAAAGGAACATTAGCAGATATTAATGCTAGATTATATGCAAAATATACTAAAAAAGAAGTAATAAACACTGATGCAAAAACTGCAATAGAAATGGCAGAAAAAGGCAATCTTGCAATAGTTGGTATAGAAACTAAATTAGGAGATAGTTTAGAGGAAGAATTTGAAAAAATTGGAATAAAATCTCCTTCTTGTATAATTTACTCAGAATTAGAAAACAATACGAATTTTCTAAATGAATATTCAAGAGGAATAGAATTAATCAAAGAAAGACCTGAAGATTCATCCATAGTAATTTCCTCATCTTCTAACTATTATCCTTTAGACATAATGGAAAAGATAATATCTCACTATAATCACCAATTAACTACATCAAAAGATGAGATAAGTAAGTCAGTAAAAATATATTCTGAGATAATTCCAGAAATTTCAAGTCTGAGATTTTAA
- a CDS encoding alpha/beta hydrolase-fold protein, producing the protein MELSLKFVNFESSELKDNPLNDPFIRKIGIIEPEDPIGKPIIFYLSGYLSSSLSMLNYDPLSQDLFSRISRLMAESKIKGSIVVLPDMFTKVGGNQYINSKAVGNYENFLFNELIPFFKDKYKSQALGLIGKSSGGYGSIVLAMKHKVDSIAVHSADSYFEYVYLPEFPRVINNLRKYSSPEDWLNEYWKKDNKKRKEDLNTLNIIGMSAFYSPSDDGKILLPFDLDTGEIIDSIWKKWLEKDPVRMIEKYHENLSRTKIFMDVGIKDEFNIQYGMRILHSKMKKLGIEHNYEEYNDGHLNTSYRLDISLSFVEKSLYEIIQ; encoded by the coding sequence ATGGAATTAAGTTTAAAATTCGTGAATTTCGAGAGTTCAGAATTAAAAGATAATCCATTAAATGATCCATTTATAAGAAAAATAGGTATAATAGAACCAGAAGATCCAATAGGTAAACCTATTATATTTTATCTTAGCGGATATCTTTCTTCATCTTTATCTATGCTAAACTACGATCCTCTATCCCAAGATTTATTCAGTAGAATATCTAGACTCATGGCTGAATCTAAAATAAAAGGTTCAATAGTAGTTTTGCCAGATATGTTTACAAAGGTAGGAGGAAATCAATATATTAATTCTAAGGCAGTAGGAAATTACGAAAATTTTCTTTTTAACGAATTAATTCCATTTTTTAAAGACAAATATAAATCGCAAGCATTAGGTTTGATCGGCAAATCATCTGGTGGATATGGATCTATAGTACTAGCGATGAAACATAAAGTAGATAGCATAGCTGTTCACTCAGCAGATTCTTATTTTGAATATGTATATCTACCTGAATTTCCTAGAGTAATAAATAATTTAAGAAAATACTCTTCCCCAGAAGACTGGTTAAATGAATATTGGAAGAAAGATAATAAGAAAAGAAAAGAAGATCTAAATACACTAAACATAATAGGAATGTCAGCTTTCTATTCTCCATCTGATGATGGAAAGATACTTTTACCTTTTGATTTAGATACAGGAGAAATAATTGATAGCATCTGGAAAAAATGGCTCGAAAAAGATCCGGTTAGAATGATAGAAAAATATCATGAAAATCTAAGTAGAACTAAAATTTTTATGGATGTAGGAATTAAAGATGAATTTAACATACAATATGGTATGAGAATATTACATAGTAAAATGAAAAAACTAGGAATAGAACACAATTATGAAGAATATAATGATGGACACTTAAATACCTCGTATAGATTAGATATATCCTTATCGTTCGTAGAAAAGTCGCTATACGAAATAATACAGTAG